A genomic region of Clarias gariepinus isolate MV-2021 ecotype Netherlands chromosome 23, CGAR_prim_01v2, whole genome shotgun sequence contains the following coding sequences:
- the LOC128511500 gene encoding PAK4-inhibitor INKA2-like isoform X2 codes for MYGVQHHACVSMKEAGDGLHAQMNSMMGALQELKLLQVQTALEQLEITGKKNCVAPPPLEKPINCNFEPQNQQHQLSKISAQEDQVHSHHLHRSSVGTSPSTSSLESESMALPKKLPGYTASQAEYCGPKMYQTPTDHQSMHPHSSLLTQVDLPELLHNLSREGPSLDSDYIEDSIDDSSDWTSSLMSCTRNRQPLVLGDNVLADLVGNWLDLPEIDKDCVDGGNGINRPDSPAHPLELSRSQEFCRRFSLTSNIFKKFLRSVRPDRDKLLKEKPGWMPPGHDSETELFKRPKKTSKAKGKFYLPFWSGGGQQIKGSLSPQPEGEKSELLGLDSKPTDAVEKVQPDYLLDYNTAVWV; via the coding sequence GTTAGTATGAAAGAGGCTGGTGATGGTCTTCACGCTCAGATGAACTCCATGATGGGAGCTCTCCAAGAACTCAAACTTCTCCAAGTCCAAACTGCACTCGAGCAGCTGGAGATCACAGGAAAAAAGAATTGCGTGGCTCCACCACCACTTGAAAAACCCATTAACTGCAACTTTGAGCCTCAAAACCAGCAACATCAGTTATCTAAAATCTCTGCTCAAGAAGATCAAGTTCACTCCCATCACCTACATCGCAGTAGTGTTGGGACATCACCCTCTACATCCAGCCTAGAAAGTGAGAGTATGGCATTGCCCAAAAAGCTCCCAGGATACACTGCTTCACAAGCAGAATACTGTGGCCCAAAAATGTATCAAACACCAACGGACCACCAAAGCATGCACCCACACTCATCCCTTCTTACACAAGTGGATCTGCCCGAGCTTCTCCACAACTTGTCTAGAGAGGGGCCATCATTGGACAGTGACTACATCGAGGACAGCATTGATGACTCCAGTGATTGGACTTCCTCTCTTATGAGTTGCACCCGCAATCGTCAACCTCTAGTACTTGGGGACAACGTGCTTGCTGACCTGGTAGGCAACTGGCTTGACCTGCCTGAAATTGACAAAGACTGTGTTGATGGGGGGAACGGAATCAACAGACCAGACTCCCCAGCTCATCCCCTCGAACTCAGCCGATCCCAAGAGTTTTGCAGGAGGTTCTCGCTGACCAGCAATATCTTCAAGAAGTTTCTGCGTAGTGTGAGACCTGATCGGGACAAACTGTTAAAAGAAAAACCAGGTTGGATGCCACCAGGACATGACTCTGAAACAGAGCTTTTCAAGAGACCCAAAAAAACTTCCAAGGCCAAGGGTAAATTCTACTTGCCATTTTGGTCGGGGGGTGGACAGCAAATAAAGGGTAGTTTGTCTCCTCAGCCAGAAGGGGAGAAGAGCGAGTTATTAGGACTTGATAGCAAACCTACAGATGCAGTGGAAAAGGTCCAGCCTGATTACTTGCTTGATTACAATACAGCTGTTTGGGTATAA
- the LOC128511500 gene encoding PAK4-inhibitor INKA2-like isoform X1 → MDSCLKRLRQELVSMKEAGDGLHAQMNSMMGALQELKLLQVQTALEQLEITGKKNCVAPPPLEKPINCNFEPQNQQHQLSKISAQEDQVHSHHLHRSSVGTSPSTSSLESESMALPKKLPGYTASQAEYCGPKMYQTPTDHQSMHPHSSLLTQVDLPELLHNLSREGPSLDSDYIEDSIDDSSDWTSSLMSCTRNRQPLVLGDNVLADLVGNWLDLPEIDKDCVDGGNGINRPDSPAHPLELSRSQEFCRRFSLTSNIFKKFLRSVRPDRDKLLKEKPGWMPPGHDSETELFKRPKKTSKAKGKFYLPFWSGGGQQIKGSLSPQPEGEKSELLGLDSKPTDAVEKVQPDYLLDYNTAVWV, encoded by the coding sequence GTTAGTATGAAAGAGGCTGGTGATGGTCTTCACGCTCAGATGAACTCCATGATGGGAGCTCTCCAAGAACTCAAACTTCTCCAAGTCCAAACTGCACTCGAGCAGCTGGAGATCACAGGAAAAAAGAATTGCGTGGCTCCACCACCACTTGAAAAACCCATTAACTGCAACTTTGAGCCTCAAAACCAGCAACATCAGTTATCTAAAATCTCTGCTCAAGAAGATCAAGTTCACTCCCATCACCTACATCGCAGTAGTGTTGGGACATCACCCTCTACATCCAGCCTAGAAAGTGAGAGTATGGCATTGCCCAAAAAGCTCCCAGGATACACTGCTTCACAAGCAGAATACTGTGGCCCAAAAATGTATCAAACACCAACGGACCACCAAAGCATGCACCCACACTCATCCCTTCTTACACAAGTGGATCTGCCCGAGCTTCTCCACAACTTGTCTAGAGAGGGGCCATCATTGGACAGTGACTACATCGAGGACAGCATTGATGACTCCAGTGATTGGACTTCCTCTCTTATGAGTTGCACCCGCAATCGTCAACCTCTAGTACTTGGGGACAACGTGCTTGCTGACCTGGTAGGCAACTGGCTTGACCTGCCTGAAATTGACAAAGACTGTGTTGATGGGGGGAACGGAATCAACAGACCAGACTCCCCAGCTCATCCCCTCGAACTCAGCCGATCCCAAGAGTTTTGCAGGAGGTTCTCGCTGACCAGCAATATCTTCAAGAAGTTTCTGCGTAGTGTGAGACCTGATCGGGACAAACTGTTAAAAGAAAAACCAGGTTGGATGCCACCAGGACATGACTCTGAAACAGAGCTTTTCAAGAGACCCAAAAAAACTTCCAAGGCCAAGGGTAAATTCTACTTGCCATTTTGGTCGGGGGGTGGACAGCAAATAAAGGGTAGTTTGTCTCCTCAGCCAGAAGGGGAGAAGAGCGAGTTATTAGGACTTGATAGCAAACCTACAGATGCAGTGGAAAAGGTCCAGCCTGATTACTTGCTTGATTACAATACAGCTGTTTGGGTATAA
- the LOC128511500 gene encoding PAK4-inhibitor INKA2-like isoform X3: MKEAGDGLHAQMNSMMGALQELKLLQVQTALEQLEITGKKNCVAPPPLEKPINCNFEPQNQQHQLSKISAQEDQVHSHHLHRSSVGTSPSTSSLESESMALPKKLPGYTASQAEYCGPKMYQTPTDHQSMHPHSSLLTQVDLPELLHNLSREGPSLDSDYIEDSIDDSSDWTSSLMSCTRNRQPLVLGDNVLADLVGNWLDLPEIDKDCVDGGNGINRPDSPAHPLELSRSQEFCRRFSLTSNIFKKFLRSVRPDRDKLLKEKPGWMPPGHDSETELFKRPKKTSKAKGKFYLPFWSGGGQQIKGSLSPQPEGEKSELLGLDSKPTDAVEKVQPDYLLDYNTAVWV; encoded by the coding sequence ATGAAAGAGGCTGGTGATGGTCTTCACGCTCAGATGAACTCCATGATGGGAGCTCTCCAAGAACTCAAACTTCTCCAAGTCCAAACTGCACTCGAGCAGCTGGAGATCACAGGAAAAAAGAATTGCGTGGCTCCACCACCACTTGAAAAACCCATTAACTGCAACTTTGAGCCTCAAAACCAGCAACATCAGTTATCTAAAATCTCTGCTCAAGAAGATCAAGTTCACTCCCATCACCTACATCGCAGTAGTGTTGGGACATCACCCTCTACATCCAGCCTAGAAAGTGAGAGTATGGCATTGCCCAAAAAGCTCCCAGGATACACTGCTTCACAAGCAGAATACTGTGGCCCAAAAATGTATCAAACACCAACGGACCACCAAAGCATGCACCCACACTCATCCCTTCTTACACAAGTGGATCTGCCCGAGCTTCTCCACAACTTGTCTAGAGAGGGGCCATCATTGGACAGTGACTACATCGAGGACAGCATTGATGACTCCAGTGATTGGACTTCCTCTCTTATGAGTTGCACCCGCAATCGTCAACCTCTAGTACTTGGGGACAACGTGCTTGCTGACCTGGTAGGCAACTGGCTTGACCTGCCTGAAATTGACAAAGACTGTGTTGATGGGGGGAACGGAATCAACAGACCAGACTCCCCAGCTCATCCCCTCGAACTCAGCCGATCCCAAGAGTTTTGCAGGAGGTTCTCGCTGACCAGCAATATCTTCAAGAAGTTTCTGCGTAGTGTGAGACCTGATCGGGACAAACTGTTAAAAGAAAAACCAGGTTGGATGCCACCAGGACATGACTCTGAAACAGAGCTTTTCAAGAGACCCAAAAAAACTTCCAAGGCCAAGGGTAAATTCTACTTGCCATTTTGGTCGGGGGGTGGACAGCAAATAAAGGGTAGTTTGTCTCCTCAGCCAGAAGGGGAGAAGAGCGAGTTATTAGGACTTGATAGCAAACCTACAGATGCAGTGGAAAAGGTCCAGCCTGATTACTTGCTTGATTACAATACAGCTGTTTGGGTATAA